One segment of Deinococcus aerius DNA contains the following:
- a CDS encoding DNA-formamidopyrimidine glycosylase, whose product MPELPEVETTRRKIEPLLAGRTILSLTHDGSPRYRDTHLAHGRRVSGLSRRGKYLMLHLAAAEAAEGDPHDLELIVHLGMTGGFRLEEGPHTRVTLTTDAGQLYFNDPRRFGKMAVVPAGEYGGMPTLLGMGPEPLSDEFREEEFARLAAQAGAVKPWLLSQKPVSGVGNIYADESLWRARIHPAQTRLAREEAGRLYHAIREVMHEAVEAGGSSLGDGMGNYRQHDGEAGAFQGRHAVYGQTGKPCPRCGTPIKKIVLGQRGTHFCPECQPLREGETSGDVQR is encoded by the coding sequence GTGCCGGAACTGCCCGAGGTCGAGACCACGCGCCGCAAGATCGAGCCGCTGCTCGCGGGGCGCACCATCCTGAGCCTGACGCACGACGGCTCCCCCCGCTACCGCGACACGCACCTCGCCCACGGGCGCCGGGTCAGCGGCCTCTCGCGCCGGGGCAAGTACCTGATGCTGCACCTCGCGGCGGCAGAGGCGGCCGAGGGGGACCCCCACGACCTCGAACTCATCGTCCACCTGGGGATGACGGGCGGCTTCCGGCTGGAGGAGGGGCCGCACACCCGCGTGACCCTGACGACCGACGCGGGCCAGCTCTACTTCAACGACCCCCGGCGCTTCGGCAAGATGGCGGTCGTGCCCGCCGGGGAGTACGGGGGAATGCCCACCCTGCTCGGCATGGGTCCAGAACCCCTCTCCGATGAGTTCCGGGAGGAGGAATTCGCCCGCCTCGCCGCCCAGGCCGGGGCCGTCAAACCCTGGCTGCTCTCGCAAAAGCCGGTCAGCGGCGTGGGCAACATCTATGCCGACGAGAGCCTGTGGCGGGCGCGCATTCACCCCGCGCAGACGCGCCTGGCCCGCGAGGAGGCGGGCCGTCTCTACCACGCGATCCGCGAGGTGATGCACGAGGCGGTCGAGGCGGGCGGCAGTTCCCTCGGCGACGGAATGGGAAATTACCGCCAGCACGACGGCGAGGCTGGGGCGTTTCAGGGTCGCCACGCGGTCTACGGCCAGACCGGGAAGCCCTGCCCCCGCTGCGGCACGCCCATCAAAAAGATCGTGTTGGGACAGCGGGGAACGCATTTCTGCCCCGAGTGCCAGCCGTTGCGGGAAGGGGAGACGAGCGGGGATGTTCAGAGGTGA
- a CDS encoding NAD(P)/FAD-dependent oxidoreductase translates to MKTLILGAGYAGLAAATKMKPTPGLEALLVEQNAYHTFETRLHEAAAHNTPVTLPLAPLLRGTGVHLEQAQVENVDVDAKEVTLKDGRVLTYDTLVVGLGSVTNFYRIPGLAENAAELKQLSDADEIFNFVNRAYSSDYAGNRDIVVGGAGLTGVELVTELAQRAEVLSRERGLPPFQIYLVEAGPKILPVLDDALRQKAENTLREYGIHILVGHRLMSATADSVTVQTQGGEQKVIPAGKIIWTGGIQARDIVRGERLEKGPGGRIAVDEFLRAKNYPDVFVIGDMGLALNQDGKPVPTTAQHAGQQGRLTGKNLIRLAKGEELQPYEPTTLGEFVSLGGLMAVGWMKLPWNQKLAITGGLAHVMKRASEWRWRVSID, encoded by the coding sequence ATGAAGACCCTCATCCTCGGCGCTGGCTACGCGGGACTCGCGGCGGCCACCAAAATGAAGCCCACCCCCGGTCTGGAGGCCCTGCTCGTCGAGCAGAACGCCTATCACACCTTCGAAACCCGCCTGCACGAGGCCGCCGCGCACAACACCCCGGTGACCCTGCCCCTGGCGCCGCTGCTGCGCGGCACGGGCGTTCACCTGGAGCAGGCGCAGGTCGAGAACGTTGATGTGGACGCGAAGGAAGTCACCCTCAAGGACGGCCGGGTCCTCACCTACGACACGCTGGTCGTGGGCCTGGGCTCCGTCACCAACTTCTACCGCATTCCCGGTCTGGCCGAGAACGCCGCCGAACTCAAGCAGCTCAGCGACGCCGACGAGATCTTCAACTTCGTCAACCGCGCCTACAGCAGCGACTATGCGGGCAACCGCGACATCGTGGTGGGCGGCGCGGGCCTGACGGGTGTGGAACTCGTGACCGAACTCGCGCAGCGGGCGGAAGTGTTGAGCCGCGAGCGCGGGCTGCCCCCCTTCCAGATCTACCTCGTGGAGGCGGGACCCAAGATCCTGCCCGTCCTCGACGACGCGCTGCGGCAGAAGGCCGAGAACACGCTGCGCGAGTACGGCATCCACATCCTCGTCGGCCACCGCCTGATGAGCGCGACCGCCGACAGCGTGACCGTGCAGACGCAAGGCGGCGAGCAGAAGGTCATCCCGGCGGGCAAGATCATCTGGACGGGCGGCATCCAGGCGCGCGACATCGTGAGGGGCGAGCGGCTGGAGAAGGGCCCCGGCGGGCGCATCGCCGTGGACGAGTTCCTGCGCGCCAAGAACTACCCCGACGTGTTCGTGATCGGCGACATGGGCCTGGCGCTGAACCAGGACGGCAAGCCGGTGCCCACCACCGCCCAGCACGCCGGACAGCAGGGCCGCCTGACGGGCAAGAACCTGATCCGGCTGGCGAAGGGCGAGGAGCTTCAGCCCTACGAGCCCACCACCCTGGGCGAGTTCGTCAGCCTGGGCGGCCTGATGGCGGTCGGCTGGATGAAGCTCCCGTGGAACCAAAAGCTCGCCATCACCGGCGGCCTCGCCCACGTGATGAAGCGTGCCTCCGAGTGGCGCTGGCGGGTCAGCATCGACTGA
- a CDS encoding pyroglutamyl-peptidase I, whose amino-acid sequence MPTLLLTGFEPFHTHPTNPSAQAAGALDGLEVGGLRVRSALLPVEPHAAADTLRGLLDRHLPDTVLLTGLAAGRPHVTLERVAVNVMDFVIPDNAGQTYRDHPAHPDPSAPAAYLSTLPLRAIVDTWREAEIPGGISNTAGLYVCNFVLYHALDFLTRAGRAHVPCGFLHVPANAAVALAVPEDRAPIPYLPQDEITRAVRVAAEVVGRGL is encoded by the coding sequence ATGCCCACGCTCCTCCTGACCGGCTTCGAGCCCTTTCACACCCATCCCACCAACCCGAGCGCGCAGGCGGCGGGGGCGTTGGATGGGCTGGAGGTCGGTGGGTTGCGTGTCCGGTCGGCCCTGCTGCCCGTCGAGCCGCACGCGGCGGCGGATACCTTGCGCGGCCTGCTGGACCGTCATCTGCCGGATACCGTCCTTCTCACCGGCCTCGCGGCGGGGCGCCCCCACGTGACGCTCGAACGGGTGGCGGTCAACGTGATGGATTTCGTGATTCCCGACAACGCCGGGCAGACGTACCGGGACCACCCCGCACACCCGGACCCCTCGGCGCCCGCCGCTTACCTCAGTACCCTGCCCCTGCGCGCCATCGTGGACACCTGGCGGGAGGCGGAGATTCCCGGCGGCATCAGCAACACGGCGGGGCTGTACGTCTGCAACTTCGTGCTGTACCACGCCCTCGACTTTCTGACCCGGGCAGGCCGGGCCCACGTCCCCTGCGGCTTCCTGCATGTGCCCGCCAACGCCGCCGTCGCCCTCGCCGTGCCGGAGGACCGCGCCCCCATCCCCTACCTGCCGCAGGATGAGATCACCCGGGCGGTGCGGGTGGCGGCGGAAGTTGTGGGACGTGGGTTGTAG